A window of the Nyctibius grandis isolate bNycGra1 chromosome 9, bNycGra1.pri, whole genome shotgun sequence genome harbors these coding sequences:
- the VIL1 gene encoding villin-1 isoform X2 codes for MVELSTKVSRTLNKTTPGLQIWRIENMEMVPVPTKSYGNFYEGDCYVVLSTRKTGSGFSYDIHYWLGKESSQDEQGAAAIYTIQMDDHLGTVAVQHREVQGHESETFRAYFKQGLIYKKGGVASGMKHVETNTYNVQRLLHVKGKKNVVAGEVEMSWKSFNRGDVFLLDLGQLIIQWNGPESNRNERLKAMTLAKDIRDRERGGRAKVGVVDGEDEGASPGLMQVLTHVLGEKREIKAAIPDDKVDQKLNSSLKLYHISNASGNLVIQEVAIRPLTQDMLLHEDCYILDQGGLKIFVWKGKNANKEEKQQAMSRALGFIKAKNYPASTNVETENDGSESTIFRQLFQKWAVPNQTSGLGKTHTVGKVAKVEQVKFDATTLHAKPQMAAQQKMVDDGSGEVEVWRVENQELVPVEKKWLGHFYGGDCYLVLYTYFVGSKVNRIIYIWQGRQASTDELAASAYQAVILDQKYNNEPVQVRVTMGKEPAHLMAIFKGKMVVYAGGTSRAGSKEPTPSIRLFHVHGTNEYNTKAFEVPVRASSLNSNDVFVLKTPSCCYLCGDEREMGKMVADIISKMEKPVIAEGQEPPEFWVALGGKSQYANSKRLQEENPSVSPRLFECSNKTGTFLATEIVDFTQDDLEEDDVYLLDTWDQVFFWVGKGANESEKEAAAVMVQEYLQSHPSGRDLDTPIIVVKQGHEPPTFTGWFLAWDPLNWADKKSYEALKAELGDESSLGQLTSVLTSRQEVFTATTTLVPDKLETFPLDVLVNTSAEDLPRGVDPSRKEYHLSDQDFQAVFGMSRSAFGNLPLWKQQNLKKDKGLF; via the exons ATGGTGGAGCTCAGCACCAAAGTCAGCAGAACGCTCAATAAGACCACGCCGGGCCTCCAGATATGGCGAATCGAg AACATGGAGATGGTGCCAGTGCCCACCAAAAGCTACGGCAACTTCTACGAGGGGGATTGCTATGTCGTGCTGTCG ACGCGCAAGACTGGGAGTGGCTTCAGCTACGACATCCACTACTGGCTGGGCAAGGAGTCGAGCCAGGACGAGCAGGGAGCAGCCGCCATCTACACAATCCAGATGGATGACCACCTGGGCACGGTGGCCGTGCAGCACCGCGAGGTCCAGGGCCACGAGAGCGAGACCTTCCGTGCCTACTTCAAGCAGGGACTCAT CTATAAGAAGGGTGGCGTGGCCTCGGGCATGAAGCATGTGGAGACGAACACCTACAACGTCCAGCGCCTGCTGCACGTGAAGGGCAAGAAGAATGTGGTGGCAGGAGAG GTGGAGATGAGCTGGAAAAGCTTCAACCGGGGGGACGTGTTCCTGTTGGACCTGGGCCAGCTCATCATCCAGTGGAATGGCCCTGAGAGCAACCGAAACGAGAGGCTGAAG GCGATGACCCTGGCCAAGGACATCCGGGACCGGGAGCGTGGCGGCCGTGCCAAGGTGGGCGTAGTGGACGGTGAGGACGAGGGTGCCTCGCCGGGGCTCATGCAGGTCCTCACACACGTGCTGGGTGAGAAGAGGGAGATCAAGGCAGCCATCCCTGATGACAAAGTGGACCAGAAGCTTAATTCATCCCTCAAGCTCTATCA TATCTCCAATGCCAGCGGGAACCTGGTCATACAGGAGGTGGCGATTCGACCCCTGACTCAAGACATGCTCCTGCATGAG GACTGCTACATCCTTGATCAAGGAGGTCTCAAGATCTTCGTGTGGAAGGGCAAGAATGCCAacaaggaggagaagcagcaggcgATGAGCAGGGCGCTG GGCTTCATCAAAGCCAAGAACTACCCAGCCAGCACTAACGTGGAGACAGAGAACGATGGGTCCGAGTCAACCATCTTCAGGCAGCTCTTCCAAAAATGGGCTGTCCCCAATCAGACCAGTGGGTTGGGCAAGACCCACACTGTGGGCAAAGTGG CCAAGGTGGAGCAGGTGAAGTTTGATGCCACCACACTGCACGCCAAGCCCCAGATGGCCGCCCAGCAGAAGATGGTGGATGATGGATCTGGGGAAGTAGAG GTTTGGCGCGTGGAGAACCAGGAGCTGGTGCCTGTGGAGAAGAAGTGGCTGGGCCATTTCTATGGCGGGGACTGCTACTTGGTGCTCTACACCTATTTCGTGGGGTCCAAGGTGAACCGCATCATCTACATCTGGCAG gGCCGCCAAGCAAGCACGGACGAGCTGGCTGCCTCTGCCTACCAAGCCGTCATCCTGGACCAGAAGTACAACAACGAGCCTGTGCAGGTCCGCGTCACCATGGGCAAGGAGCCTGCCCACCTGATGGCCATCTTCAAGGGCAAGATGGTGGTGTACGCG ggTGGCACCTCACGGGCGGGCAGCAAGGAGCCCACACCATCCATCCGCCTCTTCCACGTGCACGGCACCAATGAGTACAACACCAAGGCCTTCGAGGTGCCCGTCCGCGCCTCCTCCCTCAACTCCAATGACGTCTTTGTGCTCAAGACCCCCAGCTGCTGCTACCTCTG TGGCGATGAGCGTGAGATGGGCAAGATGGTGGCTGACATCATCTCCAAGATGGAGAAGCCAGTGATCGCAGAGGGACAGGAGCCACCTGAGTTCTGGGTGGCCCTGGGGGGCAAGTCCCAGTATGCCAACAGCAAAAG ACTGCAGGAGGAGAacccctctgtgtccccccgACTCTTTGAGTGCTCCAACAAGACAGGCACCTTCTTGGCCACGGAGATTGTAGACTTCACCCAGGATGACTTGGAGGAGGATGATGTTTACCTGCTGGACACCTGGGACCAG gttttcttctggGTTGGGAAAGGCGCCAACGAGTCGGAGAAGGAGGCGGCAGCGGTGATGGTGCAGGAGTACCTGCAGAGCCACCCCAGCGGGCGCGACCTCGACACCCCCATCATCGTGGTGAAGCAGGGCCACGAGCCACCCACCTTCACCGGATGGTTCCTGGCCTGGGACCCTCTCAACTGGGCT GACAAGAAATCCTACGAGGCTCTGAAAGCTGAGCTGGGGGATGAGAGCAGCCTCGGGCAGCTCACCTCA GTGCTCACATCCAGGCAAGAGGTCTTCACCGCCACCACCACCCTCGTCCCCGACAAACTGGAGACCTTCCCCCTGGACGTGCTGGTGAACACCTCGGCCGAGGACCTGCCACGGGGCGTGGATCCCAGCAGGAAGGAG TACCATCTCTCCGACCAGGACTTCCAGGCTGTCTTTGGCATGAGCCGCTCCGCCTTCGGCAACCTGCCCTTGTGGAAACAACAGAATCTCAAGAAGGACAAAGGACTCTTCTAG
- the VIL1 gene encoding villin-1 isoform X1 yields the protein MVELSTKVSRTLNKTTPGLQIWRIENMEMVPVPTKSYGNFYEGDCYVVLSTRKTGSGFSYDIHYWLGKESSQDEQGAAAIYTIQMDDHLGTVAVQHREVQGHESETFRAYFKQGLIYKKGGVASGMKHVETNTYNVQRLLHVKGKKNVVAGEVEMSWKSFNRGDVFLLDLGQLIIQWNGPESNRNERLKAMTLAKDIRDRERGGRAKVGVVDGEDEGASPGLMQVLTHVLGEKREIKAAIPDDKVDQKLNSSLKLYHISNASGNLVIQEVAIRPLTQDMLLHEDCYILDQGGLKIFVWKGKNANKEEKQQAMSRALGFIKAKNYPASTNVETENDGSESTIFRQLFQKWAVPNQTSGLGKTHTVGKVAKVEQVKFDATTLHAKPQMAAQQKMVDDGSGEVEVWRVENQELVPVEKKWLGHFYGGDCYLVLYTYFVGSKVNRIIYIWQGRQASTDELAASAYQAVILDQKYNNEPVQVRVTMGKEPAHLMAIFKGKMVVYAGGTSRAGSKEPTPSIRLFHVHGTNEYNTKAFEVPVRASSLNSNDVFVLKTPSCCYLWYGKGCSGDEREMGKMVADIISKMEKPVIAEGQEPPEFWVALGGKSQYANSKRLQEENPSVSPRLFECSNKTGTFLATEIVDFTQDDLEEDDVYLLDTWDQVFFWVGKGANESEKEAAAVMVQEYLQSHPSGRDLDTPIIVVKQGHEPPTFTGWFLAWDPLNWADKKSYEALKAELGDESSLGQLTSVLTSRQEVFTATTTLVPDKLETFPLDVLVNTSAEDLPRGVDPSRKEYHLSDQDFQAVFGMSRSAFGNLPLWKQQNLKKDKGLF from the exons ATGGTGGAGCTCAGCACCAAAGTCAGCAGAACGCTCAATAAGACCACGCCGGGCCTCCAGATATGGCGAATCGAg AACATGGAGATGGTGCCAGTGCCCACCAAAAGCTACGGCAACTTCTACGAGGGGGATTGCTATGTCGTGCTGTCG ACGCGCAAGACTGGGAGTGGCTTCAGCTACGACATCCACTACTGGCTGGGCAAGGAGTCGAGCCAGGACGAGCAGGGAGCAGCCGCCATCTACACAATCCAGATGGATGACCACCTGGGCACGGTGGCCGTGCAGCACCGCGAGGTCCAGGGCCACGAGAGCGAGACCTTCCGTGCCTACTTCAAGCAGGGACTCAT CTATAAGAAGGGTGGCGTGGCCTCGGGCATGAAGCATGTGGAGACGAACACCTACAACGTCCAGCGCCTGCTGCACGTGAAGGGCAAGAAGAATGTGGTGGCAGGAGAG GTGGAGATGAGCTGGAAAAGCTTCAACCGGGGGGACGTGTTCCTGTTGGACCTGGGCCAGCTCATCATCCAGTGGAATGGCCCTGAGAGCAACCGAAACGAGAGGCTGAAG GCGATGACCCTGGCCAAGGACATCCGGGACCGGGAGCGTGGCGGCCGTGCCAAGGTGGGCGTAGTGGACGGTGAGGACGAGGGTGCCTCGCCGGGGCTCATGCAGGTCCTCACACACGTGCTGGGTGAGAAGAGGGAGATCAAGGCAGCCATCCCTGATGACAAAGTGGACCAGAAGCTTAATTCATCCCTCAAGCTCTATCA TATCTCCAATGCCAGCGGGAACCTGGTCATACAGGAGGTGGCGATTCGACCCCTGACTCAAGACATGCTCCTGCATGAG GACTGCTACATCCTTGATCAAGGAGGTCTCAAGATCTTCGTGTGGAAGGGCAAGAATGCCAacaaggaggagaagcagcaggcgATGAGCAGGGCGCTG GGCTTCATCAAAGCCAAGAACTACCCAGCCAGCACTAACGTGGAGACAGAGAACGATGGGTCCGAGTCAACCATCTTCAGGCAGCTCTTCCAAAAATGGGCTGTCCCCAATCAGACCAGTGGGTTGGGCAAGACCCACACTGTGGGCAAAGTGG CCAAGGTGGAGCAGGTGAAGTTTGATGCCACCACACTGCACGCCAAGCCCCAGATGGCCGCCCAGCAGAAGATGGTGGATGATGGATCTGGGGAAGTAGAG GTTTGGCGCGTGGAGAACCAGGAGCTGGTGCCTGTGGAGAAGAAGTGGCTGGGCCATTTCTATGGCGGGGACTGCTACTTGGTGCTCTACACCTATTTCGTGGGGTCCAAGGTGAACCGCATCATCTACATCTGGCAG gGCCGCCAAGCAAGCACGGACGAGCTGGCTGCCTCTGCCTACCAAGCCGTCATCCTGGACCAGAAGTACAACAACGAGCCTGTGCAGGTCCGCGTCACCATGGGCAAGGAGCCTGCCCACCTGATGGCCATCTTCAAGGGCAAGATGGTGGTGTACGCG ggTGGCACCTCACGGGCGGGCAGCAAGGAGCCCACACCATCCATCCGCCTCTTCCACGTGCACGGCACCAATGAGTACAACACCAAGGCCTTCGAGGTGCCCGTCCGCGCCTCCTCCCTCAACTCCAATGACGTCTTTGTGCTCAAGACCCCCAGCTGCTGCTACCTCTGGTATGGGAAG GGCTGCAGTGGCGATGAGCGTGAGATGGGCAAGATGGTGGCTGACATCATCTCCAAGATGGAGAAGCCAGTGATCGCAGAGGGACAGGAGCCACCTGAGTTCTGGGTGGCCCTGGGGGGCAAGTCCCAGTATGCCAACAGCAAAAG ACTGCAGGAGGAGAacccctctgtgtccccccgACTCTTTGAGTGCTCCAACAAGACAGGCACCTTCTTGGCCACGGAGATTGTAGACTTCACCCAGGATGACTTGGAGGAGGATGATGTTTACCTGCTGGACACCTGGGACCAG gttttcttctggGTTGGGAAAGGCGCCAACGAGTCGGAGAAGGAGGCGGCAGCGGTGATGGTGCAGGAGTACCTGCAGAGCCACCCCAGCGGGCGCGACCTCGACACCCCCATCATCGTGGTGAAGCAGGGCCACGAGCCACCCACCTTCACCGGATGGTTCCTGGCCTGGGACCCTCTCAACTGGGCT GACAAGAAATCCTACGAGGCTCTGAAAGCTGAGCTGGGGGATGAGAGCAGCCTCGGGCAGCTCACCTCA GTGCTCACATCCAGGCAAGAGGTCTTCACCGCCACCACCACCCTCGTCCCCGACAAACTGGAGACCTTCCCCCTGGACGTGCTGGTGAACACCTCGGCCGAGGACCTGCCACGGGGCGTGGATCCCAGCAGGAAGGAG TACCATCTCTCCGACCAGGACTTCCAGGCTGTCTTTGGCATGAGCCGCTCCGCCTTCGGCAACCTGCCCTTGTGGAAACAACAGAATCTCAAGAAGGACAAAGGACTCTTCTAG
- the CTDSP1 gene encoding carboxy-terminal domain RNA polymerase II polypeptide A small phosphatase 1, protein MEHQSIIAQVSREEGSAPLQEKGTQAPAKKPRSRSILQSLFCCLCRDEGEPCAGTTGAPLLVEENGALPKAAVKHLLPEIKPQDASKLCVVIDLDETLVHSSFKPVNNADFIIPVEIDGIMHQVYVLKRPHVDEFLQRMGELFECVLFTASLAKYADPVADLLDKWGAFRARLFRESCVFHRGNYVKDLSRLGRDLRRIIIVDNSPASYIFHPDNAVPVASWFDNMADTELLDLLPFFERLSTVEDVYTVLKKQRTNS, encoded by the exons ATGGAGCACCAGTCCATCATCGCCCAGGTTAGCAGAGAGGAGGGGAGCGCCCCGCTGCAGGAGAAAG GTACCCAGGCCCCCGCCAAGAAGCCGCGGAGCCGCAGCATCCTCCAGTCGCtcttctgctgcctgtgccGCGATGAGGGGGAGCCCTGTGCCGGCACCACCGGCGCCCCGCTGCTGGTGGAGGAGAACGGGGCCCTGCCCAAG GCTGCCGTCAAACACCTCCTGCCCGAGATCAAGCCGCAGGATGCCAGCAAGCTCTGCGTGGTCATCGACCTGGACGAGACGTTGGTGCACAGCTCCTTCAAG CCGGTGAACAACGCCGACTTCATCATTCCTGTGGAAATCGATGGCATCATGCACCAG GTGTACGTGCTCAAGCGGCCGCATGTGGACGAGTTCCTGCAGCGCATGGGCGAGCTCTTCGAGTGCGTGCTGTTCACTGCCAGCCTGGCCAAG TACGCGGACCCCGTGGCCGACCTGCTGGATAAGTGGGGGGCTTTCCGAGCACGGCTCTTCCGGGAATCCTGCGTCTTCCACCGCGGCAACTACGTGAAGGACCTGAGCCGCCTGGGCCGCGACCTGCGCCGCATCATCATCGTGGACAACTCGCCCGCGTCCTACATCTTCCACCCCGATAACGCC GTGCCGGTGGCCTCCTGGTTCGATAACATGGCGGACACGGAGCTGCTGGACTTGCTGCCCTTCTTCGAGAGGCTCAGCACGGTGGAGGACGTCTACACAGTGCTCAAGAAGCAGCGGACTAACAGCTAG